A window from Athalia rosae chromosome 5, iyAthRosa1.1, whole genome shotgun sequence encodes these proteins:
- the LOC105685802 gene encoding uncharacterized protein LOC105685802 isoform X1 — protein sequence MVLYNVLLNGVRMLPLVRTIVVDSACGGYIAQMTNISFTNISKHCSYSTNSKRITERQLNPQSTNIDSPNGPPVSPKITVLSGVSSVVIMTLEAAERIAKRRNLRLVKITDYDPKTRKPTYKMMTGAEYFQDEPNRRQQKVLKRQTEIKDFKLISMTTKIDNNDLKSKTKSIVKWLSKRHEVRVTVGILQNIQTAENICTLIENETKHLGKIQSKLQKGNSIRFQIMPDVEKIEIQKPEEAEAKTKPQEST from the exons ATGGTGTTATACAATGTGTTGTTGAATGGGGTGAGAATGTTGCCACTTGTTAGAACTATAGTAGTTGATAGTGCTTGTGGTGGGTATATTGCACAGATGACAAATATCAGTTTCACAAATATAAGTAAACATTGTTCGTATTCTACGAATTCAAAGAGAATAACTGAACGTCAACTCAACCCTCAATCAACCAACATCGATTCACCCAATGGACCACCTGTGAGTCCTAAAATTACCGTTCTGTCTGGAGTATCATCGGTTGTCATAATGACTCTAGAAGCAGCAGAGCGAATAGCCAAACGTAGGAATCTGAGACTGGTCAAAATTACTGACTATGATCCAAAGACACGCAAGCCTACTTACAAAATGATGACAGGTGCTGAATACTTCCAAGACGAACCTAACAGGCGGCAGCAAAAAGTGCTGAAAAGACAGACCGAAATTAAGGATTTCAAACTGATTTCTATGACAACTAAAATTGACAATAACGACTTGAAGTCCAAGACAAAAAGTATTGTTAAGTGGTTGAGCAAAAGACATGAAGTTAGAGTCACTGTTGGTATTCTGCAAAACATTCAGACGGCG GAAAACATATGCACGTTAATTGAAAATGAGACTAAGCatcttggaaaaattcaatcaaaattGCAAAAGGGTAATTCGATAAGGTTCCAAATTATGCCAGATGTGGAAAAGATTGAAATACAAAAACCTGAAGAAGCTGAAGCAAAGACAAAACCTCAAGAATCCACTTGA
- the LOC105685802 gene encoding translation initiation factor IF-3 isoform X2, with the protein MTLEAAERIAKRRNLRLVKITDYDPKTRKPTYKMMTGAEYFQDEPNRRQQKVLKRQTEIKDFKLISMTTKIDNNDLKSKTKSIVKWLSKRHEVRVTVGILQNIQTAENICTLIENETKHLGKIQSKLQKGNSIRFQIMPDVEKIEIQKPEEAEAKTKPQEST; encoded by the exons ATGACTCTAGAAGCAGCAGAGCGAATAGCCAAACGTAGGAATCTGAGACTGGTCAAAATTACTGACTATGATCCAAAGACACGCAAGCCTACTTACAAAATGATGACAGGTGCTGAATACTTCCAAGACGAACCTAACAGGCGGCAGCAAAAAGTGCTGAAAAGACAGACCGAAATTAAGGATTTCAAACTGATTTCTATGACAACTAAAATTGACAATAACGACTTGAAGTCCAAGACAAAAAGTATTGTTAAGTGGTTGAGCAAAAGACATGAAGTTAGAGTCACTGTTGGTATTCTGCAAAACATTCAGACGGCG GAAAACATATGCACGTTAATTGAAAATGAGACTAAGCatcttggaaaaattcaatcaaaattGCAAAAGGGTAATTCGATAAGGTTCCAAATTATGCCAGATGTGGAAAAGATTGAAATACAAAAACCTGAAGAAGCTGAAGCAAAGACAAAACCTCAAGAATCCACTTGA
- the LOC105685449 gene encoding translation factor GUF1 homolog, mitochondrial: MYIKSTICGVFNIHKSYSFRNVKIFRKTIRQLPMIYKRRYSSANEDREVAETPLENIRNFSIIAHVDHGKSTLADRLLEITGAIKQNAGAQFLDKLQVEKERGITVKAQTASLRYNYKGKKYLLNLIDTPGHVDFSNEVARSLAACQGVILLVDANHGVQAQTVANFFLAFGRDLKIIPVLNKVDLKNANPERVASQLKTLFDIEESEILKISAKFGTGVDKVLEAIVERLPSPPVNRTGPLKALIFDSWFDKFKGAISLVYINEGSISVGDVIASVYTEKSYEVKNLFILTPFEQNVKTLFAGQVGCVTCNMKSSKEAMVGDTLYLKSTPVQPLEGFQPARPMVYAGVYPMDQSQHGALRSAIEKLVLNDYAVSTAVDSSPALGLGWRIGFLGILHMEVFIQRLEQEYGTQPIVTAPNVTYKAKVIGDKNIAKYGGEEMSFNNPIHMPDPSIVSDYYEPTVLGTIITPDEYLGPVTTLAMEKRGLHKSGSNIDSHRVMLQFAFPLNEIVVDFHDTLKSITSGYASFDYEDLGYQASNIVRLNILLNGTLVEELSTVVHCTKATLVGKRMCTKLLDILPRQQFLIAIQAAVGNKILARENLKPYRKDVTAKLYGGDVTRRKKLLAFQADGKRKLRMVANIPIPRETFINVLKR; this comes from the exons atgtacataaaaaGTACAATTTGCGGTGTGTTCAACATACACAAGAGTTATTCGTTCAGAAATgttaaaatatttcgaaaaacaatCAG ACAGCTGCCTATGATATACAAAAGACGATACTCCTCAGCGAATGAAGATAGAGAAGTGGCCGAGACTCcattagaaaatattcgaaacttTAGCATAATCGCTCACGTAGATCACGGTAAAAGTACTCTGGCAGACCGTTTACTGGAAATAACGGGcgcaataaaacaaaatgcaGGAGCACAATTCCTGGATAAATTgcaagtagaaaaagaaagagggataACCGTGAAGGCTCAAACGGCATCATTGAGATACAACTACAAAGGCAAAAAGTATCTATTAAACCTGATTGACACTCCTGGCCAtgtagatttttcaaacgaagtGGCTAGGTCTCTAGCTGCGTGTCAAGGTGTCATTTTGTTAGTGGATGCAAATCATGGTGTCCAAGCACAGACTGTGGCTAacttttttcttgcttttggACGAGATCTTAAAATCATTCCTGTATTGAACAaagttgatttaaaaaatgcaAACCCTGAACGAGTTGCTAGCCAACTAAAAACCCTATTTGATATAGAAGAGTCAGAGATTCTCAAAATATCTGCCAAATTTGGAACAGGAGTTGACAAAGTCCTTGAAGCTATTGTGGAGAGATTGCCGTCACCACCTGTTAACAGAACTGGTCCCCTCAAAGCCTTAATATTCGACAGTTGGTTTGATAAATTCAAAGGAGCCATCTCTTTGGTCTATATTAATGAAGGTTCCATTTCTGTAGGAGATGTAATTGCTTCTGTGTACACTGAAAAATCgtatgaagtaaaaaatctatttattttGACACCATTTGAACAAAATGTGAAGACACT ATTTGCTGGACAAGTTGGATGTGTCACTTGCAATATGAAGTCGTCCAAAGAAGCTATGGTAGGAGATACTCTATACTTGAAATCAACCCCTGTTCAACCACTAGAAGGATTTCAACCTGCAAGGCCCATGGTGTATGCAGGTGTTTATCCCATGGATCAATCTCAGCATGGCGCCTTGCGTAGTGCTATTGAAAAGCTTGTGCTCAATGACTACGCCGTCAGTACTGCGGTAGATTCGAG TCCAGCACTTGGTCTTGGCTGGCGGATTGGATTCTTAGGAATTTTACACATGGAAGTGTTCATTCAGCGTCTGGAGCAGGAATATGGTACTCAACCAATAGTTACAGCGCCGAATGTCACTTACAAAGCAAAAGTCATTGGTGATAAAAATATCGCTAAATATGGAGGCGAAGAAATGTCTTTCAACAATCCGATACACATGCCTGACCCGTCCATTGTTTCTGATTACTATGAGCCAACGGTGTTAGGTACCATCATAACACCAG ACGAGTATTTGGGGCCTGTAACGACACTCGCCATGGAAAAGAGGGGTTTGCACAAATCAGGGTCAAACATTGATAGCCACAGAGTTATGCTACAGTTCGCTTTTCCCTTGAACGAGATTGTTGTGGATTTTCATGATACCCTCAAGTCGATCACCTCTGGATATGCCAGCTTTGACTATGAAGACTTGGGATATCAAGCATCAAACATAGTCAGA ttgaacattttattgaacgGAACCCTCGTTGAAGAGCTAAGTACAGTAGTTCACTGTACAAAAGCCACTTTGGTTGGAAAACGAATGTGCACTAAGCTATTGGACATACTTCCTAGACAACAATTTTTAATTGCTATTCAAGCGGCGGTAGGAAACAAGATATTGGCCAGGGAGAATTTGAAGCCTTACAGAAAGGATGTTACGGCAAAATTG tacGGTGGAGACGTcacaaggagaaaaaaattgctagCCTTTCAGGCAGACGGAAAGCGAAAACTGCGTATGGTAGCGAACATCCCAATACCAAGGGAAACTTTTATAAATGTCCTCAAAAGATAA